One Gossypium hirsutum isolate 1008001.06 chromosome A08, Gossypium_hirsutum_v2.1, whole genome shotgun sequence genomic window, CTTCGTTAATAGATTTAATCTCTATTAGGCTCTATATTAGATGAAAAGGATATACAGAGACCGCAGACTCAAATATCTTCACTaaactttcatttcttttcttccATCTTCCATCCATGGCGGCTAACCACTTCAACTCCCATCTGGGTTTAGCTCTAGCCTATCTAATCTTCCTCATTTCAATCCCCAAATCTCTATCAGTCCTTGAGCCTCAGCCTGCTCCTCCCTCTGTCTGGGATATCCTTCCTAAATTCGGTCTCCCCAGTGGGCTTCTACCAAGCACTGTCACCGATTACGTCCTCCACGATGATGGGAGGTTCATCGTCATGTTGGACAGCCCTTGCTACATTCAATTCGAGTACTTGGTCTACTACGAAAAGACCATCACTGGAAAACTGGGTTATGGCTCCATTACCGATTTGGAAGGCATTCAGGTGCAGCGGTTCTTCTTGTGGTTCGATGTGAATGAGATCAAGGTCGATTTGCCACCCTCCGACTCCATATATTTCCAAGTTGGATTCATCAACAAAAAGCTAGACGTTGACCAGTTCAAAACCATCCATTCTTGCCGTGATGAGGTTACGGGCTCTTGTAAATATTCTTCGGAATCACTTCTTCAGGtatactctaattttttttagtttgttttcTGTATCTGGATTCTTATAGTTAGGCATGTTTCAGCCAAACTTCCCCACTCACTCTTAGATTCCTTTCCTTTCTTATGGGAGTTAGTTGAAGGTGTTGCAGAAGTATTGGGAGGATTCCTTACTTTTTTTTGCTTTAGTCCAAAGACTATCTTCTTGTTAGTATTAGTTCAATCTCCGACTAAGGCAACCCTATAATTAGTATTTATCTTGTTTTATTTGTCATATTTACAG contains:
- the LOC107945604 gene encoding uncharacterized protein isoform X1, encoding MAANHFNSHLGLALAYLIFLISIPKSLSVLEPQPAPPSVWDILPKFGLPSGLLPSTVTDYVLHDDGRFIVMLDSPCYIQFEYLVYYEKTITGKLGYGSITDLEGIQVQRFFLWFDVNEIKVDLPPSDSIYFQVGFINKKLDVDQFKTIHSCRDEVTGSCKYSSESLLQLHEDTRKFYLNSSYQFFLELYHNGTLNFQRLETKLRS
- the LOC107945604 gene encoding uncharacterized protein isoform X3 — its product is MAANHFNSHLGLALAYLIFLISIPKSLSVLEPQPAPPSVWDILPKFGLPSGLLPSTVTDYVLHDDGRFIVMLDSPCYIQFEYLVYYEKTITGKLGYGSITDLEGIQVQRFFLWFDVNEIKVDLPPSDSIYFQVGFINKKLDVDQFKTIHSCRDEVTGSCKYSSESLLQEGF
- the LOC107945604 gene encoding uncharacterized protein isoform X2, with amino-acid sequence MAANHFNSHLGLALAYLIFLISIPKSLSVLEPQPAPPSVWDILPKFGLPSGLLPSTVTDYVLHDDGRFIVMLDSPCYIQFEYLVYYEKTITGKLGYGSITDLEGIQVQRFFLWFDVNEIKVDLPPSDSIYFQVGFINKKLDVDQFKTIHSCRDEVTGSCKYSSESLLQLPTPRNEIEELITE